One genomic segment of Hemibagrus wyckioides isolate EC202008001 linkage group LG08, SWU_Hwy_1.0, whole genome shotgun sequence includes these proteins:
- the cd40lg gene encoding CD40 ligand, with protein MSTTINTFHSSFNPPPVPPRQGHRGGPALPSNTPLVKFISVLLLLLMILMFGGFIYLFHRISTLQDRRSDNEISALKQLQQCGENNLASEDLQYCSHLMGLYKSVLKRVSEAEGRAALLTETGSFTIPQARLVLSEPEEKDHSNTLVWSKSLSMLEKITLSISGVLTIQYPGYYLIQSQVAFSKAHEKASLYQAIWTQKAKGEMANQLLQSYCSLPRGSAIPDLCTASQTGVFRLEKGQTLFVNVTDKSLVNRRSTTFGLFRLQD; from the exons ATGTCCACCACGATAAACACCTTCCACAGCAGCTTCAATCCTCCACCGGTTCCTCCACGGCAAGGCCACCGAGGTGGACCAGCGCTGCCATCAAACACACCTTTAGTCAAGTTCATATCGGTGCTGCTGCTTCTGCTAATGATACTGATGTTTGGAGGGTTTATCTACCTGTTCCATAGAATCAGCACG CTGCAGGACAGACGCAGTGATAATGAGATAAGCGCACTAAAACAACTACAGCAGTGTGGTGAGAACAACCTAGCATCTGAGGATTTACAGTACTGCAGCCATCTCATGGGACTCTATAAAAGTGTCCTAAAAAGG GTCTCTGAAGCTGAAGGAAGAG CGGCTTTGTTGACTGAAACTGGATCCTTCACTATACCTCAAGCAAGGTTGGTGTTAAGTGAACCTGAAG aGAAGGACCATTCCAATACCCTGGTGTGGAGCAAATCCCTCTCTATGCTGGAGAAGATCACCCTCAGCATTTCAGGAGTCCTGACCATTCAGTACCCTGGATATTACCTGATCCAGTCGCAAGTCGCCTTTTCCAAAGCACATGAAAAAGCATCACTCTATCAAGCCATATGGACTCAAAAGGCAAAAGGAGAAATGGCAAATCAACTGCTTCAGTCCTATTGCAGCTTACCTCGGGGCAGTGCAATACCTGATCTGTGCACTGCCTCACAGACAGGGGTGTTCAGACTTGAGAAGGGTCAGACACTGTTTGTCAATGTAACTGACAAGAGCTTAGTGAACCGGCGCTCTACCACTTTTGGATTGTTCAGGCTACAGGACTGA
- the vgll1 gene encoding transcription cofactor vestigial-like protein 1, with the protein MEHQPGSPVAGKAEEQSGSLLLTYFQGDINSMVDAHFSRALENVTKPKEDVTKNKKPRKTFKSEQPCTSNWGMESDLCFESTNSSGRIELGRREELQTNHRLPLNTPEESSSVWLGGPRQGMSLVLPPMVYPSAASAEGLVMADHQYNSLLNLLHSDRPDLGSVMVTSKQELMPGWPRHPGFGDQMTPDHSLDSGVPTMEKKDLYWY; encoded by the exons ATGGAGCACCAACCAGGGAGTCCGGTGGCTGGGAAGGCAGAGGAGCAATCAGGAAGTCTTCTCCTCACCTACTTTCAGGGAGATATTAATAGCATGGTAGATGCACATTTCTCACGTGCCTTAGAAAATGTCACCAAACCAAAGGAAGACGTCACGAAGAACAAGAAACCCCGGAAAACATTCAAATCTG AGCAGCCATGTACAAGTAACTGGGGCATGGAATCAGATTTGTGCTTTGAAAGCACAAACTCTTCAGGACGAATTGAACTTGGCAGACGAGAAGAGCTGCAGACAAACCACCGTCTGCCACTTAACACTCCTGAGGAGAGCTCCAGTGTTTGGCTCGGTGGTCCACGGCAGGGCATGAGTCTAGTGTTGCCTCCCATGGTGTATCCCTCTGCTGCGTCTGCTGAGGGTTTGGTGATGGCAGATCATCAGTACAATTCCCTATTAAACCTGCTGCACAGCGACCGACCAGATCTGGGCTCCGTTATGGTAACGTCCAAACAGGAGCTCATGCCAGGCTGGCCCCGGCATCCAGGATTTGGTGATCAGATGACTCCAGATCACAGCCTAGACTCTG GTGTTCCAACGATGGAGAAGAAGGATTTATACTGGTATTAA